The genomic stretch CATCTATATTTTTGCCCCTTACCAAGCTTATTTAATAATTTTAACACACTTCTTTTTATTTTTCTATAAAAACATTACTAAACCTTTTTGGGCTAAATTAAGCAGTTTTTCCACTATAGTAGTATCAAACTGACTTCCAGCACACCTTTTCATTTCGTTCAACGCCGCCTGTTTATCAAAAGCTTTTCTATAGGGTCTGTCAGAAGTCATTGCATCATAAGCATCTGCAACAGCTACAATCTTGGCAAGAAGGTCTATCTCTTCATCTTTCAATCCAAACGGATAACCTCTGCCATCCACCCTTTCATGGTGCTGAAGCACAACCTTTTTAATCCTGTCCGTAAACTCTAAATCTTTTAAAATGTTGTAACCTATTAAAGGATGTTTTTGGATTTCTTTATACTCATGCTCATCTAAAGAACCTTTCTTGTTCAGTATATCCTCTTTCACACCAATCTTTCCTATATCATGAAGCAAACACGCAACCTTTAAAATGTTTTTTTCTTCCTCTGAAAGCGAAAGCTCATCAGCAATTTTTAAAGCAATACTTTGCACTCTTTCGCAATGTCCTTTCGTATGCACATCTTTGTACTCAATCGCTTTGGACAAGCATAAGATTGTTTCATAGAAGAACTTTTCAATTTCTTGATTTTTCTTTTCAAGTTCTGCCTTTGATTTATTTAATTCTTCAATTGTGTCTTTCAGTCTTTCGTTCATGTAAGTGCTTTTCTCATACAAATCTTCTATTTCTGATTTCTGTTTTTTGAGATTTGAATAATAAATGGCATTTTTTATGGCTATAGTAATAAAATTGCACAGGCTGATATAATATTCAACATCTTCGCTTGAAGTGCTTTTGCATTCAATGCCATAAAAACAAATACCTTCACATCTCTCTTCTGAAACAATCGGAATAGCTACTTTTACCAAGTTATTATTTATTATTTTGAAAGCAATATTAATATCCTCTTTTGCTCTGCTCAGAAGAAGATGTTCATGAATATCTTTTTGCCCAAACTGACCCAAGATTTTGAATTTTTTATCATCACCATCATGATAAATGCTTATACGAGAAAATCTCAAACTTCCATGGCTATACTCACCTATAACCTCAACTATATTTTCTACATTCGAAAGACTAATAATCTTAGTTGAGAGTTCAAAAAAATTTTTAAACCATTCATTTTTTTCTCTTAAGTCCCTTTCTGTTTCAATTAATCTTTTTACAATATTTGTCATTTCTTTGTTCAGTCGAATACTATCAATGTAGTTCTTTTCAATACTATCTTTTTCCTCTTTTAGCTTTTTAATTATGACTTTTTGTTTTTTCTCAAATACTCTATATCTTTTCAATATACTGCCATATCTGAGAATATAAAATACTGTAAAAAATACCACTGCAAGGAACAGTGTTACAATTTTAAGATATTCAATGACAGGTTTTTGAATATGTATGAAAATCTCAGCAACCTGAACTGCCAGTGGAAAACATATTAAAAAGAAGAGAAAAAACTCAAAAATCCTCATCCATAAATTCTTTTGTAGTTTCAATCTTCAGTCCCCCTGTCAAAAAAGTCACACACCTTATTATTTCGACAAAAGGTACAAAAATCCTTTAAACAAAATGACAAAAAAAGAGAGCCGAACACGGCTCTCTTATGCGTTAAATAAATCTTTTACTCTTGGATATATACTATTATAAAGTTTATAAGTCCTTCTATATACTTCAAATAAGTCTTTATTTGGATTACAGCTTTCAACCTTCTGAATCATAACATCGCAGGCTTCTTCGACCTTATTATACTCTCCGGCACCAACTGCTGCCAGAATAGCCGCGCCAAATGCAGGTCCTTCTTTGGAATTCAGTGTCCATACATCCATCTCAAATATGTCTGCCTGCATCTGTTTCCACAGCTTGCTCTTTGCACCACCACCTGAAACTCTGACTTCTTTTACCTCAATACCCATCTCATTCAAAATATCAAGACAGTTTTTAAGCGAAAATACAACACCTTCCATAACAGCCCTAATAAATTCCCTTCTTGTGTGTTTTGCAGTTATTCCAAAGAAAATACCTTTTGCGTACGGGTCCAAAATGGGTGTTCTTTCGCCCATCAAGTATGGCAAGAAAACAAGCCCATCTGACCCTGGATTTGCAAGTTCTGCCTCCTGGTCCATCAAAATGTATGGGTCTTTGTCAATAAACTCAAACGCAGCCTTTTCAATGTGAGCAAAGTTGTCTCTAAACCACTTGAGAGAAAGCCCGGCACCTTGAGTTACACCCATCACATGCCATTTTCCCGGCACTGCATGACAAAATGTATGAACCCTTCCCTGTGGGTCAATCTTAAACTCGTCAAGATGGGCAAAAACAACACCAGACGAACCTATTGTAGAAGAAATCACACCCGTCTTTACTATGCCATTTCCAACAGCACCTGCTGCTTGGTCCCCTCCACCTGCAACAACAAGCGTCCCTTCACAAAGACCTGTAATCTCACTTGCTTGCCTGCTCACTTTTCCAGTAACCTCTGGTGACTCATAGACTTTTCCAAGAAGATCTTTGTCTATCTCAAGCTTTTCAAGAACTTCATCAGACCAGCATCTGTTTTTAATGTCCAAAAGCTGCATGCCAGATGCATCTGATACATCTGTTGCAAACTCGCCTGTGAGTTTAAATCTTATATAGTCCTTTGGAAGCAAAATCTTGTAAACCTTTTCATAATTTTGGGGTTCATTGTTTTTTACCCACAAAATCTTTGACGCTGTAAAACCTGTCAGTGCAGGGTTTGCTGTTATTTCAATAAGTCTTTCCTTGCCAACTTTTTGTGTAATCTCATCACATTCTTTTGCCGTTCTCTGGTCACACCAGATTATTGATGGTCTTATGACATTGTAGTTTTTGTCAAGCATAACAAGCCCGTGCATCTGCCCAGTAAGTCCTACAGCTTTGACTTCTTTTGGGTCTACTTTTGACTTTTCAAGTACAGCTTTAATTCCTTTTACGCTTGCATCCCACCAGTCTTCAGGGTTTTGCTCAGCCCATCCAATCTGAGGCTGATAAAGAGGATACTCAAAAGTTGCTGTTGCCAAAATGTTGCCTTTTGAATCAGTTAAAATAGTTTTTGTACCAGATGTTCCAACATCAATTCCAATAAAATACATTCAAAACACCTTCCTTTCTTGAATTTTTGTCTTGAAAATATATTTTATGCAGATTGTCTGATTATAAGCTGAGTGTCAAGAATATATTCACTTTCAAATTTTTTGTTCGGGTCATCTATTTTTTCAAAAAGAATATCACAAGCTGTCTTTGCCATAAGGTCAATTGGCTGGCGAACTGTTGTAAGTCTTGGCATTTTGCTGAGCTGAAGCCCTACTAAATCCACATCGTCAAACCCGACTACTTTCACATCATTTGGGACAGACATTCCCATTTCATCTAATGCGTACATACTTGCATATGCCATAAGGTCGTTTGCTGCAAATATGCCATCTATTTTTTTGTTTTGTAAAAGCTTTTTTGTATTTTCATATGCCTTTTGAAACATAAAATCTCCCTCGATGACAAGTTCCTCATCAAATTCTACTCCAAAGTCTTTTAATGCTGCCTTATACCCCTCATATCTTGCAACACTTTCAAAAGACTCAAGCGGACCTGATATATGTACAATTTTCCTGCAACCTTTTTCAATAAGGTACTTTGTTGCAATGTAGCCCCCCTGCAGGTTGTTTACATTTATCCTCGGAACATTTGTAAATTCAGTATTGTTTTCAGCAAGAACAACTGGAACATTGTTAGCATGCAAAAGCTTTAGTGCTTGTTTATCAATACTTTTATATCCAAAAACTATAACTCCATCCACTCTGCCTACCAAAAATTTGAAGTAGTCAATATTATCTATCAGCTGACAAAATATAGCCCCGTACCCGCGCTGGGTTATATATTGGTTGAGTAACCCCACAACTTCACTGTAAAACCAGCTACTGAGCTGTTGGATTATGATTCCTATTGTATCTGTCTTTCTTCTTGCTAAATTTTTGGCTGTTACATTTGGAGTATAATTCAAAGCTTTAATAGCTTCCAAAACAGCCTTTTTCTTTTTCTCAGAGACGTTTGCTGTTCCATTTATAACTCTTGACACAGTTGCCTTTGAAACACCAGCTCTTCTTGCAACATCTTCAATTGATGGCAAATGCTCTACCTCCTTTCACTTAGCTTTTTTAAATTTCTCAAATATAGAAGTTGTAAGCGATTTCGATTATTCTTTGTTATATACTTTATCACATTGGTAGTTGATTTATCAACAAAATTTTTAAAAATAGCAAGGTAGGGTATTAGAATTTTTAACTATATATTACAAAAACATCTATTGACGTTTCTTTTTTTTTGATAAAATGGAAATAAAGGTTATAGGGGTGATTAAGGTGGAAAGCGGATGGCTTCCAATTGGAAGTGTAGTCGTTCTAAAAGGTGGAAATAAACCATTAATGATTTATGGTCGAAAACAGTTCAATTCGCGAACAGGGCATGAATTTAATACTACCTTAATTTATTCAAAGATTTGCCTTAATTATATCATATTTGGTTTTCATTTTTTATCATTGCATTCATCCCCACCCTAAAAGGACGAGGCTTTCTGCAAAGTTTCGTATAAATTTTGCTATTGAAATTTCGTAAATTTATGAATATAATGAAATGTAAATTGAATATAAGCTAATAGTAAAAGTCCATCCTTCGGGGCGGGGTGAAATTCCCCACTGGCGGTAAAAGCCCGCGAGCAAAAGCTTTTCTGGCTTTTGCAGAACCGGTGAAATTCCGGTGCCAACGGTTACAGTCCGGATGGGAGAAGGATTGGATGTGTAAGGAAGATTTCTTATACATCTTGTCAATAGCCCAAAAAGCCTCGAAGGTGGAAAATCTACTTTCGAGGCTTTAGTTTTTTGTGTATCAAATTACACCTTAGAAAGGAGGAAGCATTTGAGAGCTCTTTCACATAGCTACTACATGAACATGGCACTTGAGCTGGCAAAAGAAGCTTCTCCTTTGGTGCTGCCAAACCCAAGAGTTGGGTGTGTGATTGTAAAAAATGGAACTGTAATTGGAAAGGGGTATCACCAGAAGTATGGTGAAAAACACGCAGAAGTTTTGGCAATTGAGGATGCAATAAAAAATGGATACTTGCTCAAAAACTCAACAATGTATGTTACATTAGAGCCATGCTGTCATTATGGTAAACAGCTGCCTTGTACAGAAGCAATTATAAAAAGTGGAATTAAAAGAGTTGTCATTGCCACTAAAGACCCAAATCCTCTTGTCAATGGCAAGGGCATACAGATATTAAAGCAGCACGGAACAGAAGTCATAGAAGGTGTGCTGCAGAAAGAAGCAGAAAGTATTAACAAGGATTTTTTTAAGTACATGAAGACAGGCATTCCCTATATCGCTATAAAAGTTGCCCAGAGTATTGATGGCAAAATTGCAATACCTTCAAATAAGAGGTTTTTGTTTAACACTGAAGAGGAAAATGTCTTTGTGCACAGTCTTCGTCAAAAATATATGGCAACTTTGGTGTCTGTAAATACTGTAATTTCAGATAACCCAATTTTAAATGCAAGGTATGGCCAGATTGTAAGGCAGCCTATAAGAGTTGTGCTTGATTCAAAGCTTCGAATTCCATTAGAGTGTAATATTGTAAAAACCTCTGACAAGTATTCTACCTACATTGTGTGCAGTGAAAATGTAAATGATACTCAAAAAATAGAGCTTCTTTCTCAAAAAGGAATAAAAATAATCTTTGCAAAGTCATCAGAAGATGGTCATCTTGACCTTTTAGATACATTTTTAAAACTTGCACAGCAAAAGATAGTATCAGTCCTTGTTGAGGGAGGAAGTCTACTTAACTTTTCTCTTTTGAAACAAAGAATTGCGGATTACTGGTATTCATTGATATTCAATGTTTTTATTGGCGGACAGAATACAAAAGGTGCGGTAGGCGGAGAAGGCTTTGAACAGTTTTTCCCAAAGCTTGCAAATACAAAAGTTACAACATTTAGAAATTCTACTATTATTGAGGGAGATATAACTTATGTTTAGCGGAATTGTTGAAGAGGTTGGCAGGGTTGTTCTAATGAGAAAAATTGAGGATATTGTAAAGCTGAGTATAGAAGTGAAAAAGATAGATGCAAAAATTGGTGACAGTATAGCCGTTGATGGTGTGTGCCTGACAGTTACAAATATCTCTAATAACAAATTTGACTTTGACCTGTCACCCGAAACAATTGAGAGGACCACACTTAAATTTTTAAAAGAGGGAATGCCTGTTAATCTGCAACCTGCTTTGAAGATGGGAGACAGAATTGGCGGTCATATTGTTCTTGGTCATGTGGACTGTATTGGCACAATCTGTATGCAAAAAATTCAGGGAAAAAGTAGAATAATTGGAATAAAGCCTTCCGAAGATTTTAAAGGTCTTGTTATCAAAAAAGGTTCTGTTGCAATTGACGGCATTTCTCTTACAATCGTAGATGTCTTTGATACATACTTTACAATATCTTTGATTCCACACACCATTGAAAATACTACCTTGAAGTACAAAAAGGTAGGTAGCTGGGTAAACATTGAATTTGACTATATTGCAAAGATTGTGAAAGAAAATTTGAGGTGATAGATAATGTACAAGTTGAAAGATGTAATACAGAAGTTTAAAAATGGAGAATTTGTCATAGTATTTGACAGCCAAAACCGTGAAGATGAGGCAGATTTAATTCTGCCTGCTCAGTTTTCAACCCCAGAGAAAATAAGCTTTGTTTTGAATTATGCTAAAGGAATGTTCTGTGTTGCCATAGATAAAGAAATTCAAAAGCGCTTGAATTTATACATTCCTTACAATACTCAAAACACCTGTACCTTTACAGTTACTGTTGACCACAAAGATACAAAAACGGGTATAACTGCTAAAGAGAGAAGCAAAACAAGCAAAGAACTTGCAAACCCAAAAGCAATTGCTTCTGACTTCAAAATTCCAGGTCATGTAAGTCCTGTTGTTGCGCATGAAGGGGGGGTTTTGATAAGAAAAGGGCACACAGAGGCAGCTGTAGAACTTTGTAGAATCTCAAAGCTTTTTCCTGCTGCAGTCATGATTGAAATCTTAGACGAAAAAGGAGATAGTCACAACAAAGAGTATGTAAAAAATTTGGCAAAGAAATTTTCAATACCTATTACCACAATTGAGGAGATTGAAAAATATATCCTACTTAGCCAGCCTACAGTGCAAAAAGAAGCTGAAGCAGAGCTTCCCACACAGTATGGAAAGTTTAAGATTTTTGCTTTCAAAAACTATTTTTCGCAAAAAGAACATGCTGTGCTGATGAACCAGACTTTTAACCCAAGCCAGCCTGTAAATGTCCGAATACACTCATCGTGTAAAACAGGAGATATTTTTCACAGTTTAAGATGTGACTGCCATCAACAACTTGAATTTTTCTTGCAGTTTATGGCAGAGAACAAAAACTGCATGCTTATTTACCTTGACCAGGAAGGAAGAGGAATTGGATTTGCCAATAAGATTAAAGCATATGCACTTCAAGAGCAAGGCTTTGATACCTATGAGGCAAACAATCTACTTGGCTTTGACGACGATTTGAGAGATTACTTCGATGCTCTGCATATTTTGAGATTCTTTGGAATAAAGAGAATAAATATTGCAACATCCAATCCTGAAAAAGTTTCTTTTTTGCAGGATTGCGGAATTGAAATTCTGAAGAAGATAGCTATTCCGGTTTCTGTAAATCCATATAACAGGAAATATATACATTCTAAAATGTTAAAGAAAAAGCATGAAATCTTAATAAAAGGAGAGGATAGCTTTGAGAACTTTTGAAGGAAGCTTTTGTGGAAAAGACTTGAAATTTGCAATTGTCATTTCAAGGTTTAACTCATTTATTACAGATGAGCTTTTGAAAGGGTGCTTAGATGGTCTTAAGCGGCATGAGGTGGAGAGTGAAAATATCGACGTATATTACGTACCAGGTGCTTTTGAAATACCACTTGTGTGCAAAAAGCTTGCAAAGTCAAAAAAATACAATGCAATAATTGCACTGGGTGCAGTGATTCGCGGTAGCACACCACACTTTGAGTATGTAAGCGCAGAAGTCTCAAAAGGCATTGCAAACGTCTCCTTGGAACAAGAAGTTCCAGTTATATTTGGTGTTCTGACATGCGACACAGTTGACCAGGCAATCGAAAGAGCAGGAACAAAAGCAGGAAACAAAGGGTTTGACGCAGCCCTTTCTGCCTTGGAGATGGCAAATTTGATGAAAAATGTTTCTGAATCTTAAATTGGCAATAGATTTTTTACAAATTGACAAATTTTTCGAGCAATTTCAAATGCTTTTTCTGCATCATCTTTGTTCGGCAAACCATCTGGAAGGCTTCCAAGGGGCGCGTTAGGATACCTTGAGGGAATGTAGAAAACATCGATTATGCGCGCCTCTTCTTTAAATTTTTCAAAATCTTTTTCAATATTAGCACACATCTCAATTAAATATACTATGCTATGTGTTCGGGGTGGATTTACACCATTATATACCAAAAACGCTTTCAAATATTTTTCAATTGCCTGCTGAGAATGGAAACACACAATATTATAAAGTTTTGAGTTTAACAGCTCTTGAGCAGCTTTTAGATCATTTTCTGCATACATTACCCATTGTTCAAATTCAGTTTTTCCTTTTTTCATAGAGTATAACTCCTTTTTTTAAAATTTCTTCCGTGTAGAACAAATGGTTATTTTTTATAAATTCTTCTTCCTCTTCTGGAGTATAGACCAAAAAATCTACAGGTGCTTCAGGTTTTACAGTCTGCGCAAGATGTAATAATCTTTCTATAAACCTAAGGTTAGTAGGCATTATTACCACCAAGTCAATATCGCTCGATTCATTAAAATTCCCATTTGCCATTGACCCAAACAGTATCACCTTTTCAGGATTGAAATTTTCAATAATTATGTTTAATATTCTATCTAATTCATTCTTCAAAGAACTATTGACAACCGAAATTGCTGGCATCGCAATCATCTCCTATTATTTCTTCAATTATTAGTATACCACAAAACTTATAGACAGCTAACAAGTTATTTATGACACTCAGTCATTTTGGAAAGCATTTCATTTGAGTTGAGTAAAACGTTGGCTTTATAATGAAAATATATTAAAACTCTAAAAATGAAAAAGGCGGGGTTTTTATGAAAAGTTTATTAAGATTTTGGCTGTTTGTTGTTACTATTATAATCTTATCTTTAGTCATAGTTTTTCCTTCGTTTGCCTCTGATATTCAAAAAGAAGAGGCTCTGATTTTTGATGCAAATGGCAACCCATCTTACATCACCATTATTAACAAAAGTTCAGTAGAGCTCCTTTCCCCTT from Caldicellulosiruptor kronotskyensis 2002 encodes the following:
- a CDS encoding HD-GYP domain-containing protein, translated to MKLQKNLWMRIFEFFLFFLICFPLAVQVAEIFIHIQKPVIEYLKIVTLFLAVVFFTVFYILRYGSILKRYRVFEKKQKVIIKKLKEEKDSIEKNYIDSIRLNKEMTNIVKRLIETERDLREKNEWFKNFFELSTKIISLSNVENIVEVIGEYSHGSLRFSRISIYHDGDDKKFKILGQFGQKDIHEHLLLSRAKEDINIAFKIINNNLVKVAIPIVSEERCEGICFYGIECKSTSSEDVEYYISLCNFITIAIKNAIYYSNLKKQKSEIEDLYEKSTYMNERLKDTIEELNKSKAELEKKNQEIEKFFYETILCLSKAIEYKDVHTKGHCERVQSIALKIADELSLSEEEKNILKVACLLHDIGKIGVKEDILNKKGSLDEHEYKEIQKHPLIGYNILKDLEFTDRIKKVVLQHHERVDGRGYPFGLKDEEIDLLAKIVAVADAYDAMTSDRPYRKAFDKQAALNEMKRCAGSQFDTTIVEKLLNLAQKGLVMFL
- the xylB gene encoding xylulokinase; translation: MYFIGIDVGTSGTKTILTDSKGNILATATFEYPLYQPQIGWAEQNPEDWWDASVKGIKAVLEKSKVDPKEVKAVGLTGQMHGLVMLDKNYNVIRPSIIWCDQRTAKECDEITQKVGKERLIEITANPALTGFTASKILWVKNNEPQNYEKVYKILLPKDYIRFKLTGEFATDVSDASGMQLLDIKNRCWSDEVLEKLEIDKDLLGKVYESPEVTGKVSRQASEITGLCEGTLVVAGGGDQAAGAVGNGIVKTGVISSTIGSSGVVFAHLDEFKIDPQGRVHTFCHAVPGKWHVMGVTQGAGLSLKWFRDNFAHIEKAAFEFIDKDPYILMDQEAELANPGSDGLVFLPYLMGERTPILDPYAKGIFFGITAKHTRREFIRAVMEGVVFSLKNCLDILNEMGIEVKEVRVSGGGAKSKLWKQMQADIFEMDVWTLNSKEGPAFGAAILAAVGAGEYNKVEEACDVMIQKVESCNPNKDLFEVYRRTYKLYNSIYPRVKDLFNA
- a CDS encoding LacI family DNA-binding transcriptional regulator; its protein translation is MPSIEDVARRAGVSKATVSRVINGTANVSEKKKKAVLEAIKALNYTPNVTAKNLARRKTDTIGIIIQQLSSWFYSEVVGLLNQYITQRGYGAIFCQLIDNIDYFKFLVGRVDGVIVFGYKSIDKQALKLLHANNVPVVLAENNTEFTNVPRINVNNLQGGYIATKYLIEKGCRKIVHISGPLESFESVARYEGYKAALKDFGVEFDEELVIEGDFMFQKAYENTKKLLQNKKIDGIFAANDLMAYASMYALDEMGMSVPNDVKVVGFDDVDLVGLQLSKMPRLTTVRQPIDLMAKTACDILFEKIDDPNKKFESEYILDTQLIIRQSA
- a CDS encoding DUF4176 domain-containing protein — encoded protein: MESGWLPIGSVVVLKGGNKPLMIYGRKQFNSRTGHEFNTTLIYSKICLNYIIFGFHFLSLHSSPP
- the ribD gene encoding bifunctional diaminohydroxyphosphoribosylaminopyrimidine deaminase/5-amino-6-(5-phosphoribosylamino)uracil reductase RibD, which translates into the protein MRALSHSYYMNMALELAKEASPLVLPNPRVGCVIVKNGTVIGKGYHQKYGEKHAEVLAIEDAIKNGYLLKNSTMYVTLEPCCHYGKQLPCTEAIIKSGIKRVVIATKDPNPLVNGKGIQILKQHGTEVIEGVLQKEAESINKDFFKYMKTGIPYIAIKVAQSIDGKIAIPSNKRFLFNTEEENVFVHSLRQKYMATLVSVNTVISDNPILNARYGQIVRQPIRVVLDSKLRIPLECNIVKTSDKYSTYIVCSENVNDTQKIELLSQKGIKIIFAKSSEDGHLDLLDTFLKLAQQKIVSVLVEGGSLLNFSLLKQRIADYWYSLIFNVFIGGQNTKGAVGGEGFEQFFPKLANTKVTTFRNSTIIEGDITYV
- a CDS encoding riboflavin synthase, with product MFSGIVEEVGRVVLMRKIEDIVKLSIEVKKIDAKIGDSIAVDGVCLTVTNISNNKFDFDLSPETIERTTLKFLKEGMPVNLQPALKMGDRIGGHIVLGHVDCIGTICMQKIQGKSRIIGIKPSEDFKGLVIKKGSVAIDGISLTIVDVFDTYFTISLIPHTIENTTLKYKKVGSWVNIEFDYIAKIVKENLR
- the ribB gene encoding 3,4-dihydroxy-2-butanone-4-phosphate synthase; this translates as MYKLKDVIQKFKNGEFVIVFDSQNREDEADLILPAQFSTPEKISFVLNYAKGMFCVAIDKEIQKRLNLYIPYNTQNTCTFTVTVDHKDTKTGITAKERSKTSKELANPKAIASDFKIPGHVSPVVAHEGGVLIRKGHTEAAVELCRISKLFPAAVMIEILDEKGDSHNKEYVKNLAKKFSIPITTIEEIEKYILLSQPTVQKEAEAELPTQYGKFKIFAFKNYFSQKEHAVLMNQTFNPSQPVNVRIHSSCKTGDIFHSLRCDCHQQLEFFLQFMAENKNCMLIYLDQEGRGIGFANKIKAYALQEQGFDTYEANNLLGFDDDLRDYFDALHILRFFGIKRINIATSNPEKVSFLQDCGIEILKKIAIPVSVNPYNRKYIHSKMLKKKHEILIKGEDSFENF
- the ribH gene encoding 6,7-dimethyl-8-ribityllumazine synthase encodes the protein MRTFEGSFCGKDLKFAIVISRFNSFITDELLKGCLDGLKRHEVESENIDVYYVPGAFEIPLVCKKLAKSKKYNAIIALGAVIRGSTPHFEYVSAEVSKGIANVSLEQEVPVIFGVLTCDTVDQAIERAGTKAGNKGFDAALSALEMANLMKNVSES
- a CDS encoding HEPN domain-containing protein, with amino-acid sequence MKKGKTEFEQWVMYAENDLKAAQELLNSKLYNIVCFHSQQAIEKYLKAFLVYNGVNPPRTHSIVYLIEMCANIEKDFEKFKEEARIIDVFYIPSRYPNAPLGSLPDGLPNKDDAEKAFEIARKICQFVKNLLPI
- a CDS encoding nucleotidyltransferase domain-containing protein, which codes for MPAISVVNSSLKNELDRILNIIIENFNPEKVILFGSMANGNFNESSDIDLVVIMPTNLRFIERLLHLAQTVKPEAPVDFLVYTPEEEEEFIKNNHLFYTEEILKKGVILYEKRKN